Proteins encoded in a region of the Panicum hallii strain FIL2 chromosome 3, PHallii_v3.1, whole genome shotgun sequence genome:
- the LOC112886567 gene encoding uncharacterized protein LOC112886567 isoform X2, translating into MAASSSSSFQRGGERRGRWGSPERTVVWAEPKPAPKPTRKVAVVYYLCHRDGHLDHPHFLEMELPLSSSSHRAATAGLYLRDFTARLDALRGSGMPAMYAWSSKRSYRNGYVWQDLAEDDLVHPAHGTDEYVLKGSPLLFPQQPPPPRRDASSASSASSSGHNTRAGRRRKNWSSFDLGEYSNNKQLVALRTAQQSAATQTDHRGPDQESTELAIDEISPPPSSSSPDALDSCGRDVGVIAGGRMRASAVLMQLFSCGSMGAAKRGHARGRSDVAPMSASGSNRQAEADAGAERSSGGGGGGVGVGNIMERDYFSGSLVESRKTTGSGGGDAALLHKRSSSCNADSAGAPRG; encoded by the exons atggcggcctcctcctcctcctccttccaaaGAGGCGGCGAGCGACGAGGAAGGTGGGGGAGCCCCGAGCGCACGGTGGTCTGGGCCGAGCCGAAGCCCGCGCCCAAGCCGACCAGGAAGGTGGCCGTGGTCTACTACCTCTGCCACCGCGACGGCCACCTCGACCACCCGCACTTCCTCGAGATGGAGCTGccgctctcctcctcctcccaccgcGCCGCCACAGCCGGCCTCTACCTCCGTGACTTCACGGCCCGCCTCGACGCGCTCCGCGGCAGCGGCATGCCCGCCATGTACGCCTGGTCCTCCAAGAGGAGCTACAGGAACGGGTACGTGTGGCAGGACCTCGCCGAGGACGACCTCGTCCACCCCGCCCACGGCACCGACGAGTACGTCCTCAAGGGCTCCCCGCTCCTCTTCCCGCAGCAGccaccgcccccgcgccgcgacGCGTCCTCAGCCTCCTCGGCATCCTCCTCCGGCCACAACACGagggccggccgccgccgcaagaACTGGAGCTCCTTCGACCTCGGCGAGTACAGTAATAACAAGCAGCTGGTGGCCCTGCGCACCGCCCAACAGTCCGCGGCCACGCAGACCGACCACCGCGGGCCGGATCAGGAGTCCACGGAGCTGGCCATCGACGAGATCTCCCCACCGCCGTCCTCCAGCAGCCCAGACGCCCTGGACAGCTGCGGCAGGGACGTCGGCGTGATCGCCGGGGGGCGGATGCGCGCGTCTGCGGTGCTGATGCAGCTCTTCTCCTGCGGGTCGATGGGCGCCGCGAAGCGGGGCCACGCGCGTGGGCGCTCCGACGTGGCGCCGATGAGTGCCAGCGGCAGTAACAGGCAGGCGGAGGCGGACGCAGGAGCAGAGCGCTCgtcaggtggtggtggaggtggcgtGGGCGTGGGTAATATCATGGAGCGGGACTACTTCAGCGGCAGCCTCGTCGAGAGCAGGAAGACcaccggcagcggcggcggcgatgccgCTCTTCTCCACAAGAGGTCGTCCTCCTGCAACGCCGACAG CGCAGGGGCGCCGCGAGGCTGA
- the LOC112886567 gene encoding uncharacterized protein LOC112886567 isoform X1: MAASSSSSFQRGGERRGRWGSPERTVVWAEPKPAPKPTRKVAVVYYLCHRDGHLDHPHFLEMELPLSSSSHRAATAGLYLRDFTARLDALRGSGMPAMYAWSSKRSYRNGYVWQDLAEDDLVHPAHGTDEYVLKGSPLLFPQQPPPPRRDASSASSASSSGHNTRAGRRRKNWSSFDLGEYSNNKQLVALRTAQQSAATQTDHRGPDQESTELAIDEISPPPSSSSPDALDSCGRDVGVIAGGRMRASAVLMQLFSCGSMGAAKRGHARGRSDVAPMSASGSNRQAEADAGAERSSGGGGGGVGVGNIMERDYFSGSLVESRKTTGSGGGDAALLHKRSSSCNADRGAARLKLPVAAREKVVRAGCLASRGSRDPKRNTSKSAAAASRDDGGECKGATEPAAAAADRAGSS, encoded by the exons atggcggcctcctcctcctcctccttccaaaGAGGCGGCGAGCGACGAGGAAGGTGGGGGAGCCCCGAGCGCACGGTGGTCTGGGCCGAGCCGAAGCCCGCGCCCAAGCCGACCAGGAAGGTGGCCGTGGTCTACTACCTCTGCCACCGCGACGGCCACCTCGACCACCCGCACTTCCTCGAGATGGAGCTGccgctctcctcctcctcccaccgcGCCGCCACAGCCGGCCTCTACCTCCGTGACTTCACGGCCCGCCTCGACGCGCTCCGCGGCAGCGGCATGCCCGCCATGTACGCCTGGTCCTCCAAGAGGAGCTACAGGAACGGGTACGTGTGGCAGGACCTCGCCGAGGACGACCTCGTCCACCCCGCCCACGGCACCGACGAGTACGTCCTCAAGGGCTCCCCGCTCCTCTTCCCGCAGCAGccaccgcccccgcgccgcgacGCGTCCTCAGCCTCCTCGGCATCCTCCTCCGGCCACAACACGagggccggccgccgccgcaagaACTGGAGCTCCTTCGACCTCGGCGAGTACAGTAATAACAAGCAGCTGGTGGCCCTGCGCACCGCCCAACAGTCCGCGGCCACGCAGACCGACCACCGCGGGCCGGATCAGGAGTCCACGGAGCTGGCCATCGACGAGATCTCCCCACCGCCGTCCTCCAGCAGCCCAGACGCCCTGGACAGCTGCGGCAGGGACGTCGGCGTGATCGCCGGGGGGCGGATGCGCGCGTCTGCGGTGCTGATGCAGCTCTTCTCCTGCGGGTCGATGGGCGCCGCGAAGCGGGGCCACGCGCGTGGGCGCTCCGACGTGGCGCCGATGAGTGCCAGCGGCAGTAACAGGCAGGCGGAGGCGGACGCAGGAGCAGAGCGCTCgtcaggtggtggtggaggtggcgtGGGCGTGGGTAATATCATGGAGCGGGACTACTTCAGCGGCAGCCTCGTCGAGAGCAGGAAGACcaccggcagcggcggcggcgatgccgCTCTTCTCCACAAGAGGTCGTCCTCCTGCAACGCCGACAG GGGCGCCGCGAGGCTGAAGCTGCCGGTGGCAGCgagggagaaggtggtccgcgCCGGGTGCCTCGCCTCCCGAGGAAGCCGCGACCCCAAAAGAAACACGAGTAAATCCGCGGCGGCCGCGAGCAGGGACGACGGAGGCGAGTGCAAGGGCGCGacggagccggcggcggcggccgccgaccGGGCGGGGAGCAGCTAG